The proteins below are encoded in one region of Segatella copri:
- the pssA gene encoding CDP-diacylglycerol--serine O-phosphatidyltransferase: MSIKKHIPNTITCCNLVSGCIATSFAFGGNPKMALLWIIIGAVFDFFDGMSARLLHVSSPIGKELDSLADDVTFGVAPATIVFSQLFVMEYPGFLEPLRPWLPYVAFIIAAFSALRLAKFNLDERQTTSFIGVPTPANALFWGSLIVFNPSWLEGYSWSVFIILALILITSYLLVCEMPLFALKFKQWGFKGNEVKYGFAALTIIILATSVALDGLTGFLTGWWLVIVAYVIISAIIYLKKTK; this comes from the coding sequence ATGAGTATCAAGAAACATATTCCAAACACGATAACCTGCTGCAACCTGGTTTCGGGCTGCATCGCAACATCGTTTGCCTTCGGCGGGAACCCAAAGATGGCATTGTTATGGATTATCATCGGAGCCGTATTCGACTTCTTTGACGGCATGAGCGCCCGCCTGCTGCACGTTTCATCGCCAATAGGCAAGGAGCTGGATTCACTGGCAGATGACGTAACCTTCGGTGTGGCTCCTGCCACCATCGTATTCTCACAACTCTTTGTGATGGAATATCCGGGTTTTCTGGAGCCTTTGCGCCCATGGCTGCCTTACGTAGCCTTCATCATCGCGGCCTTCTCGGCATTGCGACTGGCTAAGTTTAATCTTGATGAGCGCCAGACTACCTCTTTCATCGGTGTTCCTACACCAGCCAACGCCCTGTTCTGGGGTTCGCTGATTGTGTTCAATCCAAGCTGGCTCGAAGGATATTCATGGTCGGTATTCATCATTCTGGCTCTGATACTCATCACCAGCTATCTGCTGGTTTGCGAGATGCCTCTTTTCGCCTTGAAGTTCAAGCAGTGGGGTTTCAAGGGCAATGAGGTGAAATATGGCTTTGCCGCGCTCACCATCATCATCCTCGCTACTTCGGTAGCACTCGATGGTCTGACCGGTTTCCTCACCGGCTGGTGGCTTGTCATCGTGGCATACGTCATCATCTCGGCGATTATTTATCTGAAGAAGACGAAATAG
- a CDS encoding phosphatidylserine decarboxylase family protein: MGQKIKKLKKIRLHREGTDQLVTGAIALVAIAAILWTTLDNKIPFWAFVVVFGTVYGIVLNFYRCPVRYLNVEDTSKLVVAPADGKIVVIEEVENAPYFGDRRLMISIFMSLWNVHANWFPVDGKVKFVKHVDGNYHKAWLPKASEENEHADVMITTPEGVDVLCRQIAGAVARRIVTYAKEGEECFIDEHLGFIKLGSRVDVYLPVGTEVCVKMGQSTTGDQTIIAKLK; the protein is encoded by the coding sequence ATGGGACAGAAAATAAAGAAATTAAAGAAGATAAGATTGCACCGCGAAGGTACCGATCAGCTGGTTACCGGAGCGATAGCGTTAGTAGCCATTGCGGCTATATTGTGGACAACCTTAGACAACAAGATTCCGTTCTGGGCTTTTGTTGTTGTGTTCGGTACGGTATATGGTATCGTGCTCAACTTCTACCGTTGTCCTGTCAGATACCTCAACGTAGAGGATACTTCGAAACTGGTAGTAGCACCAGCCGACGGAAAGATTGTGGTGATAGAAGAGGTGGAGAATGCTCCCTACTTCGGTGACCGCCGCCTGATGATTTCCATCTTCATGAGCCTCTGGAATGTTCATGCCAACTGGTTCCCGGTGGATGGTAAGGTAAAATTCGTGAAGCATGTGGACGGCAACTACCACAAGGCATGGCTGCCTAAGGCTAGCGAGGAAAACGAGCATGCCGACGTGATGATTACCACACCTGAGGGAGTGGATGTACTCTGCCGACAGATTGCCGGTGCAGTAGCACGCCGCATCGTAACCTATGCCAAGGAAGGGGAAGAATGCTTCATCGACGAGCACCTGGGATTCATCAAGCTGGGTTCACGCGTGGATGTCTACCTGCCTGTAGGTACAGAAGTATGCGTAAAGATGGGACAGTCAACTACTGGCGACCAGACCATCATCGCTAAATTGAAATAA